In one window of Myxocyprinus asiaticus isolate MX2 ecotype Aquarium Trade chromosome 43, UBuf_Myxa_2, whole genome shotgun sequence DNA:
- the LOC127433673 gene encoding mitochondrial intermediate peptidase-like, giving the protein MMSEMKKKTYSTNHEVMPWDHAALSGAIWTEMFNIDPSVYSPYFSLGACMEGLSRLFTHMLGISFQAEEPKMGEVWNKDVRKLAVVHETEGLLGYIYCDFFRRPDKPHQDCHFTICGGRFREVGVYQLPVVVLMLSLPLPKSKTPSLLTPFMEENLFHEMGHAMHSLLGRTWYQHVTGM; this is encoded by the exons ATGATGAGTGagatgaaaaagaaaacatactCAACAAATCac GAAGTGATGCCCTGGGATCATGCAGCCCTCAGTGGAGCCATATGGacagaaat GTTTAATATAGATCCCAGCGTTTACAGTCCATACTTCTCTCTTGGTGCTTGCATGGAGGGACTCAGCCGTCTCTTTACGCATATGCTTGGCATCTCTTTCCAAGCGGAGGAGCCGAAGATGGGTGAGGTGTGGAACAAAGACGTTCGAAAACTG GCTGTGGTCCATGAAACAGAGGGGCTGTTGGGATACATCTACTGTGATTTCTTTCGAAGACCTGATAAACCTCACCAG GACTGTCACTTCACCATTTGTGGTGGGCGGTTCAGGGAAGTTGGTGTTTACCAGCTTCCTGTTGTGGTGCTGATGCTGAGTCTACCTCTACCCAAGAGCAAAACCCCATCCTTGCTCACTCCTTTCATGGAGGAGAACCTCTTCCACGAGATGGGACATGCCATGCACTCTTTGTTAGGAAGGACATGGTATCAGCATGTCACTG